In Zygosaccharomyces rouxii strain CBS732 chromosome D complete sequence, one DNA window encodes the following:
- the MSL1 gene encoding U2 snRNP complex subunit MSL1 (weakly similar to uniprot|P40567 Saccharomyces cerevisiae YIR009W MSL1 U2B component of U2 snRNP involved in splicing binds the U2 snRNA stem-loop IV in vitro does not contain the conserved C-terminal RNA binding domain found in other family members), giving the protein MNKTLYVHNLSDGIGSQRLREQLYLLFSTCGEVVKVSVNVRKNRGQAFVTMKTVDESNLAVGLLNGETFMGRTLSVEFGKQETLKL; this is encoded by the coding sequence ATGAATAAGACCCTCTATGTACATAACTTGAGCGACGGAATCGGATCTCAACGACTACGTGAACAGCTATATCTGCTGTTCTCTACATGCGGAGAAGTGGTTAAGGTAAGCGTCAACGTTCGGAAGAACAGAGGTCAAGCTTTCGTAACCATGAAAACCGTTGATGAATCTAACCTCGCGGTTGGCCTACTAAACGGTGAAACATTTATGGGCAGAACTTTAAGCGTAGAATTTGGCAAACAGGAAACTTTGAAACTCTGA